The Mauremys reevesii isolate NIE-2019 linkage group 1, ASM1616193v1, whole genome shotgun sequence genome segment GAATGGAAGAAGGGTGCCTTCTCCTCAGAGTGCCTCTGTCCCAGTTTGTTGATGTTGGCAAACAGTGGGAAATAGATAATGgaaaaaggcacatccctgtTGGGAGGGGAAAGAGTTAGATAAACACCCAACATAGACCAATAGGATAAGGGCGAGCCTGTGTCAGAGGCCAGGCTCCCAATGCAGTCTATAGGCTCTTGTACAAAGTGGGTCACCATCACTATCTgccagggaggagatggggacCAAGCCCTCATCCTCACTGAAATATGACGCTAGTGACTCTGAGATGAGACACAGCTGTGGTTTGTAGGTCAAGAGTCTCCTGACTGATGTGAAAATGGATCTGTCCAGGGAATGGAACAGGTGAGTGCAGAGTAGAGTGTACATTCCAATTGGCACGGagaggagcagaatttggcaAGAAAGCTTCAGCATCTGCTGCTGAGGTAGGGGAAAGGGAAGGTTGGTCTGGAAGGTTATGAAAGGAAAATTATTTGTGTTCCATTAGAACTGAAGTGTTGAAATAAATGGACATTTCCCCTGAGAAAGGTTCAAACCAAAGGATTTCCCCTCAGTTAAATAAACTACAAGCAATAGCTGCTTTTCATTAATTTGGGGAAAACTGGTGAGCAGAGATGTTAAAATGCTGTAAAGCAACCAGGCAAAGGTGTTTAGCTACAGCTTGGACCAAGCGAGCAAAATGTCTTGTAGTCAGGTTTAGCGTTTGAGTCAGACAGTTCAGAAAAGCACAGAAGAGACAGATGTAGGCCCCTGTCTTGGGTCAAGCATACTTCTCAACAACGTTTCGGGGGATCAGGGTAGCAACAGGAATCCCAAGGTCCCCTCCAGAGCTGGAAAGTTACCAGCATAGCCACCACCAATCTCAGCCAAAAGAGCAAACTGGGAAAACCAAAGTCATCCTTGCAGGTACATGTCCCATGCAGTCCAGGAGTCcctttggtttggttttgctttATGCATAGCAGAAGGGACATTTTCAGGGAAAAATTCCTATTTAACACCACCATCCACCCAAGCCCCGTTTCCCCGCCATGGTTACACCACCACCTCACACTGTAAAAAGGAACGACATTCACTCTTCTACGTGACTTGCTCCCCTTGATGAGGCCTGTGTACTCTGTGCGTGTCACTCAGTTTGACCAGTAATAACACGAATGAAATATCGCTCCAGTCATTTCTCATGGCCCAGCCCTCATCCTATCTGGGTGCACTTTGCGTGGGCTAGATCAGTTCAACTAAAAAAATATTCCACTGGCCCTCATGTCACCTAGGCAGTGGACTAAATGCCAAGGGACCGCAATGCCTACAGGCCTGAACAAAAGGGGTGTCTCGTATATAAAGCGGGTTGAACGTTTTCCTACAGAACAGGCTTCCCTTAGAAAATGCTGGTTCACAGAATCCAAAAGTTCAGTGAAAAGTGTTGATTCTGTCAAACTTTCAATGGAAACCAGCCAGGCAGGATAGCCAGCTCCAGTCCGCCTGGTTTTCTGTCAGCTACCCTGCGCCACCCTAGTGCACTACCAAGGAGTCAGGGTTCCCAGGGCCTGGCGGGATGCTGGGGCTCTCCAGCTCTTGGGCTGCCTGCCTGCTTTCCTCCCACAGATCCGTGGTTCATTCAGCTGGTAGCCCACCTAGTGGGTATCTGGGCTGCCCGGCTTGCAAGTCCTGCAAGCAGCTGTCTCCCCAGGCTTCCCTCCTGGTGGCTGTCTCCCTGGACTGCTCCCAGCTGGCAGGTGGGCAGGCTGCCCAGCTCTCTAGGGAGATATTTGTATCATGGGGAAGCAATTAAGGcacccagaggagctggggattcCAGGAAGCATATTTTGTTTTGGGAACACAGAAAAGTTCTCGTGCAGGAATGTTTTGATgcttccaaaatgaaatattttggaattttCTTCCCACAAGAAATTTCAAGGTTTTGACTTTTTGTCTCAATTCAGGATGAAAAATGTTCGACAACTTGCAATTTTTTGCAGGCAGAAAgttccattttccagccagctctggtCTTACATTGTGACCCTCTGAGGTgctactgaagccagtgggagttgcatgAACTGTCTCTAGAGTTGCATGTGGCCTCACCATCCCAGTTCTGGTTAGCACTTCTTGGGTCACTGCTTTCATGGCAGCTAGGAGGGTAAAATGGACTTCTTGTGTGGAGACTGTCAACCCGTAATTTGCAGTAAtagaagggagaaaggaaaaagaCAACTAGATACAGTAATTGATTTGACAGAGAAGAATTTCCTTAATACAGATATAATAATTAATAGCACCCAGCTCGTATGttgcacttttcatcagtagatctcaaagcatttcacaaatGAGATCAGTGTCATTATCCTccttttacagacaggaaaagtgtgttgatgtgacttgcccaagatcacccaacaggccagtggcagagtcaggaatagaaacaggtcttctgagtccccgTACAATgccttatccactaggccacactgctgaTACAGCTTTCCCCTCCTGTTTGCCAGGTGGCTGGGGCAAGTCCTTCAGGAACAGATGGTAAAACCATGCAGTAAGGAGGGAGGGATTGATTACAAGCCGCTGGTTTGCAGAAGGTTCCCCACCCACCCTTCCTCCTTGGAGTAGGGTGGCACTGGTTTCCCATCCTGATTCATCACTCCCTGTGTCTCCCCCCCTTCTTACCTGAGCAGGGTGACTCCCAGGCCTTTGTACAGTCCCACTAGCCCTTGGGTTTTCAGAAGATCTCTGGCAATCACAGTGGCCGAGGGGCGCTTGAATGCTGAGGCTGTGCCAGTGGTGTAAGGCCTGTCCTGCgggggctgggagaagggagCCTGTGGGCCATCTGTTCCCAAAACCTTTTGCTGATGAATAGCtgaaaacaaacaagaaagaGGAATTAGGTATTTGGAGGGAGAGCTTTGCTAAGCAACCGCCCCTGCCCCCTAGTCACTGCCTGGCTTCCCGGTGACCTGCCCCTAGATCCTTTCCCCAACAAAAGATCACTCCTGCCCAGAAGGTGAGAACAACTAGTGCTGAGAGAATAACTGATTTTGTAGGTTAATGGCTGAACTGAACAAAGCCCAAACAATTTGgttagtttaaaaaagaaaagtaattgTTCTCGGGGTTTTTTGTCAacatgaaaaaaaagaaaaaaattcattcGGGTCGATTCAaaacaacattttgtttcaaaaaataCCATATTGCAATGAAATGTGgaaactgtttaaaaaatgtcaaaacaaaacatttctacaAAAATAAacgttttttttccccagccaaaactatttgccaaattcaaCCCGAATTCGCAAATAGTTTCAATATCCTGAAAAATGCtgaaaaaatgtcacccagctctaaCCACCTCTCTGTGTCACCAACTAGGGCTTCCCAGTCCAAATCACCCTAGTAATCCTGAGAGCATCAGAATCAACCATTTCATCCCTACTGCCCCCAACCCACCCTAAGGAATGGAGAGTGTAACCTCTCTATGTAATCACCAACAACCAGCCTGACAGTAAATCCCTGAAGGTGGAGTTTGAACTCAGATCCCAATATGGGAGCATGAGGCAATTACTGGTCTATTGTACCAGTCCAGAAATTAGATCCTGAACAGTCACGCAGACAGCTGAACAGGTAAAAGAGTCTTGCATTTCTACCTTTCGCCCCagggatttcttttgtttttaaatccaaaTTATGCTTTACACTTAAATTATAATCACTGCTGGCTGaggctgggaaagcaggggccATGATCTCTTCTCACAGCCAGTGTCCCCATGTCATTCCCTGTGGTACTGCTTACTGGGAGAGGCTGGACTCCCCTTCAGCAAATATCGAGATGGTGGGAACTGCACAACTCTGTTTCTGAGCATCAAGGGCTCAGTCCCTTTAGAATGCAAATCTCACTATGATACCTGCAGGATCTCAAGAAGTTGGTGACAAAGGGATTTACTGCAGAACCTGAAGCAACAATCTGGATGTCCACTCCCACCCCTGCCGTGCAAAAGAGGGCCTAACCCAGTCGTCCAGCATCTTGAAGCTGAATTTTCAGCATCTCCATGGGGGAGGTGACCACCACTTGGCAGGCCCCAGCTCCGCAGCCAGCTAGCATCTCCCTCATCAGCGTCAACTCCTTCCTGCCGGGAACAACACAGATGTAAAGGGAATGCACAGCAGAGACACAGACAAGCAGACACACAGATTTACACAGCTATCTGGGGGGTGGAGGTACACAGCCTTCTCATGCTGCATCTTGATGCTGCCAGGCCACCCCAGCATGACAGCTCCGCGTGCTGTGCCACATATCCACATAGAAGCAGGCACACAAGGGCACACACCTCCTTGATTATCCATGTGCTCCCCACACAGTATGCAGGTACATACGCTGCATACGCACCCATTCATAAATGCTGTCTTTATTCCAACAGCCTGCCTACAATAGTGACCTTTGCTGTACAAAGGCACAAAACCTCTAAAACACCCCTGATTTTGCACTGGTGTGCCAAGGGaggaaattctttcctgaccccagcTGATGACTGGCTCAATGTCTTAAAGAATATAATTTTATAATTTTTGATCCCAGCTAATGTACTCTTAGACACTATAGATCCTTTTCTTATTCATATTCATGTcttatcctttaaaaaaattactaatATACTTGTCTCAATAacatcctgcagcagtgagttccacaagttaatttTAATATCCGATAAAAAGTATCAGCTGTTTGCCTTTATCCCTTATGAATGCAGGTATTATATCCTTCCTTGACAGGAGTCTGGACTTTtatcatttaacatttttttccatctctaatttctatgatccTCTCTACTGTACAGACATACGAAGACCCGCTCTCACATGCTTGATATATACTCCCACACACATCCATAGGAACTGATCAATGGTCCACCTAGTCTCTGATAATGCTGTGCATCAGACACTTCAGAGGATGAAAAAAAATACCTATAATGATCCTGGACACGCACACATACTAGTCACCCACATACTGTACACACAAAACCACAGGTATTCAGCTGCACACAAATCTACGCACCTGCGTAACTATGCAGGCCCCCATAGAAACACACCCACAACTACACAACTACACATATGCACACTCAAAACTAAATGTCTGTCTATAGCGTCATACAAATACTGCCCCCGCcctcccaaacacacacatacacatagaaATTTCTGCAAGGCCCAAACTAGACAGTGACATTTCCTCCGTACCTGTCCTGTGACAGCAGCTGTCGAAAAAAGTCATTGGCTGCCAGCTTGATTGCTTTCTCTGGCGTGACCAGTGTCAGGTTCACTGCGGCCCCTGGTCAAGGACAAAAGGGGCGATAAAGGGTTAATTCAGTCACATTCTGTGATGTATTAAAAATCCCTCCCACACTGATTACCCAAAGTAAGAATGGGGAAGAGAGACATCTCATGTGCAAATGATTCCATGCAGCGAGTGTCTGAGGTCTCAGCTGGTCACAGCTTCCAATGGCAGGGGAAGAGGGGCCTTTCAAAGAGACAACGATGGAGGCAGAACCAGGAAATGGGGCAGGATAGCCCAGGGGCGGAGGGATTGTGAATGGTATATGAGAGCCAGTGCTTTGATGGACAGCAGTGTACTCAAACTGCGACCTATGGAGCAGCAGTAGCTCCACTCAGCCCTACCTGGTAGTCCTCAGACTTAAATGCTTAGCACTGGGAGGGGACTGCTGGGACAAGTGTGCAGAGCCCTTGGTGACTCCCACTACAAGTGCACAGGGACCTTGGGGCCTGCTGGGACAGGAGAGAATCTCCATCTTACAAAATAATCTATATGATTATATTAGGACGGAGGAATGCTAACAGAGTGATAAGGTTTCCCATTGCCCTTGTTTTCACTGGAGTTTAGGAACAGGCACATCCCAACAGGTCAATGCTCCGTTCACGCCAACATTCTGCCAACGGCAGTAGGTAGTATGTCATAGGAAGATGCCAACCCTCTAAAATGCCTGATTCTGAAGTACTTCACCAAGGGAAGAAATTCCTTTCTGATCCCCCTTGACGATCACtttatgctctgaagcatgaggtcttacaccaggggtcggcaacctttcagaagtgctgtgcccagtcttcatttattcactctaatgtaaggtttcacatgccagtaatacattttaacgtttttagaaggtctctttctataagtctataatatataactaaactattgttgtatgtaaagtaaataaagtttaaaaaatgtttaagaagcttcatttaaaattaaattaaaatgcagagccccccagaccggtggccaggacccaggcagtgagagtgccactgaaaatcagcttgcgtgccgcctttggcacacggtGCCTTGTCTTACACCTTTGTAACTTTTTAACCTAACTAGTGTAACTGTAGATGCTGTTCTTATTCATATAAATATatcttccttttaaataaatttgCTAAGATAGTGGTCTCAATAATATCCTGCAGCAGgaagttccacaggctaattacaTATCCGGTAGAAGGGTATCAGGTATTTGCTTTCATCCATTTTAAATGGTTTGTCTTTCAGTTCCAGAAAGCACCCTCTTGTTTCTACTAAGTAGGCttgaaaggattagatttttattggtaaatgtcagtaaacttcaatttcactgtacacacaaacagacaacaaatatttccatcgataataattgaaatgtacag includes the following:
- the SLC25A18 gene encoding mitochondrial glutamate carrier 2 isoform X1, coding for MGSKKKISVPAKLINGGVAGLVGVSCVFPIDLAKTRLQNQQGQGVYTGMRDCLVKTLRSEGFFGMYRGAAVNLTLVTPEKAIKLAANDFFRQLLSQDRKELTLMREMLAGCGAGACQVVVTSPMEMLKIQLQDAGRLAIHQQKVLGTDGPQAPFSQPPQDRPYTTGTASAFKRPSATVIARDLLKTQGLVGLYKGLGVTLLRDVPFSIIYFPLFANINKLGQRHSEEKAPFFHSFVSGCVAGSVAAVAVTPLDVLKTRIQTLKKGLGEDTYNGIIDCARKIWTHEGPAAFMKGAGCRALVIAPLFGIAQGVYFIGIGEYILGYFH
- the SLC25A18 gene encoding mitochondrial glutamate carrier 2 isoform X2 produces the protein MYRGAAVNLTLVTPEKAIKLAANDFFRQLLSQDRKELTLMREMLAGCGAGACQVVVTSPMEMLKIQLQDAGRLAIHQQKVLGTDGPQAPFSQPPQDRPYTTGTASAFKRPSATVIARDLLKTQGLVGLYKGLGVTLLRDVPFSIIYFPLFANINKLGQRHSEEKAPFFHSFVSGCVAGSVAAVAVTPLDVLKTRIQTLKKGLGEDTYNGIIDCARKIWTHEGPAAFMKGAGCRALVIAPLFGIAQGVYFIGIGEYILGYFH